In a single window of the Acyrthosiphon pisum isolate AL4f chromosome X, pea_aphid_22Mar2018_4r6ur, whole genome shotgun sequence genome:
- the LOC103308208 gene encoding E3 SUMO-protein ligase KIAA1586-like, with amino-acid sequence MKTKIVQNIIATSSKISILIDESTTVSSLSGMVVYVKASILNSEPVFSFLDLVELKSQTASNIDNQLIECLHTSGFTENFLVEHWVSFVTDGASYSLYSLYSRSPKNQIELREHCTSLNEFFLKIGKVLDVRWVASSFRTISVIWKIYPALYNHLVQASKDTLRDSKTKSKYSGLSKRLGCIQFLLDLALMCDILFEISQLSLDLQKQDMSLLQADVLIRRTIRVIESLKTMDGKYYSEAVKAKEKLMFKTVVLSSNEKINKNQFITSVVNNLNMRLIPNEEVDIRFGEKEIQRICNRFCINEVKSLKGLRIYVDENDKVDDITLIEELKDINILIKTFPCSTAECERGFSLMNNIYYVESWLTSHRDADDDRSRKVATTVPNQDLKSKLWELL; translated from the exons atgaaaactaaaatagtCCAAAATATAATAGCAACATCATCTAAGATTTCTATTCTTATAGATGAATCCACTACTGTTAGTTCTTTATCAGGTATGGTGGTTTATGTTAAAGCATCAATATTAAATTCAGAAcctgttttttcatttttggatTTGGTAGAATTAAAAAGTCAAACAGCTTCTAACATAGACAACCAATTAATAGAATGTCTTCATACTTCTGGATTCACAGAGAATTTTTTGGTAGAACATTGGGTATCATTTGTAACGGATGGAGCTAGCT attctttatATTCTTTATACAGTAGATCTCCAAAAAATCAAATTGAGTTAAGAGAACACTGCACAAGtctaaatgaattttttttaaaaattggaaaagtTCTTGATGTTCGCTGGGTAGCAAGTAGTTTTAGAACAATTAGTgtaatttggaaaatatatcCAGCATTGTATAATCATCTTGTTCAAGCCTCTAAAGATACACTTCGTGATAGTAAAACGAAATCTAAGTACAGTGGGCTAAGTAAGCGTTTGGGATGTATACAATTCTTGTTAGACTTAGCCTTAATGtgtgatattttatttgaaatatcacAATTATCTCTTGACTTACAAAAACAAGATATGTCACTATTACAAGCTGATGTACTAATTAGAAGAACAATTAGAGTTATTGAGTCATTGAAAACCATGGATGGTAAATATTATTCGGAAGCTGTTaaagcaaaagaaaaattgatgTTTAAAACTGTTGTTTTATCTAGTAATGAAAAGATAAATAAGAACCAATTTATAACAAGTGttgtgaataatttaaatatgagacTTATACCAAATGAAg AAGTTGATATACGCTTTGGGGAAAAAGAAATACAACGTATATGTAACAGATTTTGTATTAATGAAGTAAAGTCGTTAAAAGGATTGCGAATCTATGTTGATGAAAATGATAAAGTAGATGATATAACCTTAATAGAAGAACTTAaggacataaatattttaattaagacaTTCCCATGCTCAACAGCAGAGTGTGAACGTGGGTTTAGTCTTATGAACAATATAT ACTATGTTGAAAGTTGGTTAACCTCGCATAGAGATGCTGATGACGATAGGTCAAGAAAAGTTGCCACTACAGTCCCAAACCAAGACCTAAAATCCAAATTATGggaattactttaa